A part of Halogeometricum sp. S3BR5-2 genomic DNA contains:
- the rpsJ gene encoding 30S ribosomal protein S10, which produces MQQARVRLAGTSPDDLDDICDDVREIANKTGVNLSGPIPLPTKTLEVPTRKSPDGEGTATWEHWEMRVHKRLIDIDADERALRQLMRIQVPSDVSIEIVLED; this is translated from the coding sequence ATGCAGCAGGCACGCGTTCGTCTCGCCGGGACCAGCCCGGATGACCTCGACGACATCTGCGACGACGTCCGCGAAATCGCGAACAAGACGGGCGTCAACCTCAGCGGGCCGATTCCGCTGCCGACGAAGACCCTGGAGGTTCCCACCCGCAAGTCCCCCGACGGTGAGGGGACGGCGACGTGGGAGCACTGGGAGATGCGCGTCCACAAGCGTCTCATCGACATCGACGCCGACGAACGCGCCCTGCGTCAGCTGATGCGGATTCAGGTGCCGAGCGACGTCAGCATCGAGATCGTCCTCGAAGACTGA
- a CDS encoding sensor histidine kinase — translation MLTRVLTLAERVGFGSPPESAARQSTSAVRVAASGLVALTGLVLLVPNLAPLLRGADDGVVVVLSLLGSVVSVGLVAAGGLLYWSRFTDRNAARIAVWNLLGVVVLGGVMAAHAAAQGAFAGGVDASAFTVGNLLAIGAAAHVIIGVYDARRVRAEQLARQRRQTAVLNRVLRHNLRNEAQVLTGHADIVAGAAGDDGTLARSAAALQRSSAAVSSLADGAKAITQAQEREASEYVETDLSAVARAAVEDARERNPEATVRLDAETGLDATVLGSKGVRTALDELVKNSLEHGGSAVEVSVYVSPDAVELRVSDDGPGIPTHERDVVTGDAEITSLTHGSGLGLWVVEAVASSHGATLAFADREGGGAVVSLTFPRA, via the coding sequence ATGCTCACGAGAGTTCTCACGCTCGCGGAGCGCGTCGGGTTCGGGTCGCCCCCCGAGTCCGCCGCGCGGCAGTCGACGTCCGCGGTCCGCGTCGCCGCCAGCGGACTCGTCGCGCTGACCGGACTCGTCCTGCTCGTCCCGAACCTCGCACCGCTGCTCCGCGGCGCGGACGACGGCGTCGTCGTCGTCCTCTCGCTGCTCGGGTCGGTCGTCTCGGTGGGTCTCGTCGCCGCCGGCGGACTGCTGTACTGGAGCCGCTTCACCGACCGCAACGCCGCCAGAATCGCCGTCTGGAACCTGCTCGGCGTCGTCGTCCTCGGCGGCGTCATGGCGGCGCACGCCGCCGCGCAGGGCGCGTTCGCGGGCGGCGTCGACGCCTCGGCGTTCACCGTCGGTAACCTCCTCGCCATCGGCGCGGCGGCGCACGTCATCATCGGCGTCTACGACGCCCGCCGGGTCCGCGCGGAGCAACTCGCGCGACAGCGGCGACAGACGGCGGTGCTGAACCGCGTCCTCCGGCACAACCTCCGCAACGAGGCGCAGGTGCTCACCGGCCACGCGGACATCGTGGCCGGCGCCGCCGGCGACGACGGGACGCTCGCGCGGTCCGCGGCGGCGCTCCAGCGGAGTTCCGCCGCGGTCAGCAGCCTCGCCGACGGCGCGAAAGCCATCACGCAGGCGCAGGAGCGCGAGGCGTCGGAGTACGTCGAGACGGACCTCTCGGCCGTCGCGCGCGCGGCCGTCGAGGACGCCCGCGAGCGCAACCCGGAGGCGACCGTCCGCCTCGACGCCGAGACGGGCCTCGACGCGACGGTGCTCGGCAGCAAGGGCGTCCGCACCGCGCTGGACGAACTCGTGAAGAACTCCTTAGAGCACGGCGGTTCGGCCGTCGAGGTGAGCGTCTACGTCTCGCCCGACGCCGTCGAACTCCGCGTGAGCGACGACGGGCCGGGCATCCCGACCCACGAGCGCGACGTGGTCACCGGCGACGCCGAGATAACGTCGCTCACGCACGGCAGCGGCCTCGGTCTGTGGGTCGTCGAGGCCGTCGCCTCCTCGCACGGGGCGACGCTGGCGTTCGCGGACCGGGAGGGCGGCGGCGCCGTCGTCTCGCTGACGTTCCCGCGCGCGTAG
- a CDS encoding SIR2 family protein — protein sequence MVDPEISLTFSVRNNPGRMALLIGSGVSTGAGIPTGWSIVRDLISQLAALEGEEIDGKPEEWYKETYGEKATYDDVLEKVGPSMEDRRSILERYIEPTEEEKEREQKVPTSAHESIAWLVDKGYVNVIVTTNFDRLLEKALSRREVSPVVITNSDDAKGAEPLTHQDAVILKINGDYKERNIKNIGSELEAYDEPIQELISQVFREYGLIVCGWSGEWDTALRDTLKECEVHRYSTFWAYYSTLKEAARSLTAHRDAIDFRAGEADVFFTELKERVQALEGAESGAPLSREIARERTKRYLTREEHKIDLADLLNDEAKEVYSRIFDEERFPLGGSVAKGEDDSRLDEYESIIGTLLTASITCAFWSSEAANSAHQPISSVIQRIASLPNPSIRPSKLLNTLRLYPATALLYGIGVAAVASDDWELVKHALLDTRIQSRTQYGRITEPPAVNVLHPHEVAMGYPRPHGGKTKLRTRLEEFLRDPISEPLANPEQFRINFELFETVSDMILLQRRTGDQDPDIVDKSMSFAEPATGSAVSIDEKIESKGTSWGPIRVGLFESPESALQLVSRIEKLRF from the coding sequence ATGGTTGACCCTGAGATCTCGCTTACGTTTTCGGTGAGAAACAATCCCGGTCGGATGGCGCTATTAATCGGTTCTGGTGTCTCTACCGGTGCTGGTATCCCAACTGGCTGGTCAATTGTCCGTGATCTAATCAGTCAGCTCGCAGCTCTAGAAGGAGAAGAGATTGATGGCAAGCCGGAGGAGTGGTACAAAGAGACGTACGGCGAAAAAGCAACCTATGACGATGTTTTGGAAAAAGTCGGTCCATCAATGGAAGACCGCCGGTCAATTTTAGAGAGGTATATCGAACCCACAGAAGAAGAAAAGGAACGTGAACAGAAGGTTCCAACTAGTGCGCATGAGAGCATTGCTTGGTTAGTGGACAAGGGCTACGTGAACGTTATCGTCACTACGAATTTCGACCGATTGTTGGAGAAAGCTCTCAGCAGGCGTGAGGTGTCTCCAGTTGTGATTACTAATTCAGATGATGCGAAAGGAGCAGAACCACTGACTCACCAAGACGCGGTTATTTTGAAGATCAATGGCGACTACAAGGAGAGAAATATCAAGAACATCGGTTCTGAGCTCGAAGCGTACGATGAGCCGATTCAGGAACTCATTAGTCAAGTGTTCCGAGAGTATGGCCTCATCGTGTGTGGGTGGTCTGGGGAGTGGGATACCGCACTTCGAGATACATTAAAAGAATGCGAAGTTCACCGGTATTCTACTTTCTGGGCCTACTACAGCACACTCAAAGAGGCCGCGAGATCTCTAACCGCTCATCGGGACGCTATTGACTTTCGGGCAGGGGAAGCAGATGTTTTCTTTACCGAACTCAAAGAACGCGTGCAGGCGCTTGAAGGAGCAGAATCTGGTGCCCCGTTGAGTCGAGAGATCGCGCGCGAGCGAACGAAGCGCTACCTCACTCGCGAAGAGCACAAGATCGATCTCGCAGACTTGTTGAACGACGAGGCGAAGGAGGTCTATAGCCGAATATTCGATGAAGAACGCTTCCCGCTCGGTGGTTCAGTAGCCAAGGGGGAGGATGACTCTCGACTGGACGAGTACGAGTCTATCATCGGGACCCTCCTGACAGCGTCTATCACGTGTGCATTTTGGAGCAGCGAAGCCGCTAACTCGGCACATCAGCCAATTTCGTCGGTTATTCAGCGAATCGCGTCACTCCCGAATCCATCTATACGTCCAAGCAAATTGTTGAATACTCTGAGGCTATATCCCGCTACGGCACTCTTGTATGGTATCGGAGTTGCTGCGGTAGCATCTGATGATTGGGAACTGGTTAAACATGCGTTGCTCGACACGCGTATCCAATCTCGAACACAGTACGGACGTATAACTGAACCACCAGCCGTGAATGTACTTCATCCACACGAAGTCGCAATGGGTTACCCACGCCCACACGGCGGTAAAACCAAATTACGAACTCGGCTAGAAGAATTTCTGCGTGACCCCATTAGTGAACCTCTTGCTAATCCTGAACAGTTCCGAATCAATTTTGAGCTGTTTGAAACCGTCTCTGACATGATCCTGCTACAACGGCGGACCGGTGACCAAGATCCCGATATAGTAGACAAGAGTATGAGTTTTGCCGAACCTGCGACTGGTAGTGCTGTGTCGATAGATGAGAAGATTGAGTCGAAAGGCACGAGCTGGGGGCCAATTCGTGTGGGGTTGTTTGAGTCCCCGGAATCAGCTCTACAGCTTGTAAGCAGGATAGAAAAGCTACGGTTTTAG
- a CDS encoding amino acid-binding protein, with protein MTGAEAGVEPEVETEAVPETDGGEQPKPHTIRLELADEPGQLLDALRPIAENGGNLLSIFHERGNLTPRGRIPVEVDLECLPERFESIVDALRSEGVNVIQAGAEHYGETLTVVLVGHLVDTDLSDTLRRIEQCSSASLTNVSLSAPEGRDDVSSASLRLATHTGRTEDALEVLREVAAEKDLHVVEPLTEAGQ; from the coding sequence ATGACGGGCGCCGAAGCCGGGGTCGAACCCGAGGTCGAGACCGAGGCCGTTCCCGAGACGGACGGCGGCGAGCAGCCGAAACCGCACACGATACGGCTGGAACTCGCCGACGAACCGGGTCAACTCCTGGACGCGCTCCGCCCCATCGCCGAGAACGGCGGCAACCTCCTCTCCATCTTCCACGAGCGCGGGAACCTCACGCCCCGCGGTCGCATCCCGGTCGAAGTCGACCTGGAGTGTCTACCCGAGCGGTTCGAGAGCATCGTCGACGCCCTCCGTTCGGAGGGGGTGAACGTCATCCAGGCGGGCGCCGAACACTACGGCGAGACGCTGACGGTCGTTCTAGTCGGCCACCTCGTCGACACCGACCTCTCGGACACCCTCCGGCGCATCGAGCAGTGCTCCTCGGCGTCGCTGACGAACGTCTCCCTGAGCGCGCCCGAGGGCCGCGACGACGTGTCGAGCGCCAGCCTCCGGTTGGCGACGCACACCGGGCGGACCGAGGACGCGCTCGAAGTCCTCCGCGAGGTGGCCGCCGAGAAGGACCTGCACGTCGTCGAACCGCTGACGGAGGCGGGCCAATGA
- a CDS encoding helix-turn-helix domain-containing protein has translation MADRRPQLLLDEEFDVPDGAVVVDEVPVGRRALWKAIVDEGLDSVLWRATISLSEVGRFDEVLDDLGVLNEGWVTAGWWAALERARTNRMRYFSEFFEESDALDGDAYLARELARRDDLTDPWDSVIADTRRLPATGGIEDVRRGPVALLDADDTERTVVLDVNPIWFDAPRKMRRRWLAFVDDLAEGLEVVLRCTPATRSWLRQEHADDAEFVNETGQSYSRDRAPAREAAERALATLARGHPAWKVLDSIVERNERERTLAAINEDLRFSGVGASTNSKRVTALCDAGLAERLTVAGKTVVVATATGVHAVAHHPNLDGAGSEEHWSPESDPRNCSAGSVYSPHAREAPPEDCRPVGEEGVATDTAGESDPREDAPQDGWLSSWDHHAMFAAAPPGTAALSDERLDEDDDRDRRSYDRSINSEKREIGVEVEVDHVHGITAGRFAMALADNQILHDVLTDAALGEKLADLANGNLAVLRLARNLGWLKNEDAAPTDYRERLSDAARSISWMMGDVRPADAENGDIDKEAASALLSKSFGFIGTMTHILDLLGWSVAFSFRCPEFSRNFASERFNRSFATFVAKLFSITTRSGHYVAQRVMFDARQKKREQMLGAPTGGDGEALASVLIRGPGVGQLFEEFENLGDCLDLVDANSRNFTPFETDIEVVDAHRREAVATALARLGSKKRLDPTPFSTNFLHALTGSVFAAAKAFGRGLGGQDKGRRRKVQPDELRLAVTALDAEDILPNVGYSATSRIVHSLLNTEEPLTTRELADRAGVTEKTVSNRRKELEGAGFIIVEEGRPGKANFYRFSLPFRSERDEEDAPMPRYAEGGETIPGGWEVHDVIAEALRGFGIDLVLEHSELWMSIVDGEVRVDVLEERWPRLQGWPEVITRLLDERSSRSPVGPRTSSTTLGESPPDYQLSISSAAAAD, from the coding sequence GTGGCCGACCGTAGGCCGCAACTCCTCCTCGACGAGGAGTTCGACGTTCCCGACGGCGCCGTTGTCGTCGACGAGGTCCCGGTCGGTCGCCGTGCGCTCTGGAAAGCCATCGTCGATGAAGGGCTTGATAGCGTCCTCTGGAGAGCGACAATTTCACTGTCCGAAGTCGGCCGATTCGATGAGGTTCTCGACGACCTCGGCGTTCTGAATGAGGGGTGGGTCACCGCAGGATGGTGGGCCGCACTCGAACGAGCCCGTACCAACCGGATGAGATACTTCTCCGAGTTCTTCGAGGAGTCTGACGCTCTCGACGGCGACGCGTATCTCGCCCGTGAACTCGCGCGTCGCGACGACCTCACGGACCCGTGGGACTCGGTCATCGCAGACACGCGTCGACTCCCTGCGACGGGAGGCATCGAAGACGTCCGCCGAGGACCGGTCGCGCTGCTCGACGCCGACGATACCGAGCGAACAGTCGTGCTCGACGTCAACCCGATCTGGTTCGACGCGCCGCGGAAAATGCGTCGACGATGGCTGGCGTTCGTTGACGACCTCGCGGAGGGACTCGAAGTCGTCCTCCGATGCACGCCGGCAACGCGTTCGTGGCTCCGTCAAGAGCACGCTGATGACGCCGAGTTCGTGAACGAGACCGGACAAAGCTATAGTCGCGACCGCGCCCCCGCGCGCGAGGCGGCGGAGCGAGCCCTCGCGACGCTCGCACGCGGGCACCCGGCGTGGAAGGTGCTCGACTCTATCGTCGAGAGAAACGAGAGAGAGCGCACGCTGGCCGCTATCAACGAGGATCTCCGGTTCTCCGGTGTGGGTGCGTCGACGAACTCGAAGCGCGTCACGGCGCTCTGCGACGCCGGTCTCGCCGAGCGTCTCACCGTCGCGGGGAAGACTGTGGTTGTCGCGACGGCCACCGGCGTCCACGCAGTGGCCCACCATCCAAATCTCGACGGCGCCGGTTCTGAGGAACACTGGAGTCCCGAATCTGACCCCCGAAATTGTTCCGCTGGCTCCGTGTACTCCCCGCATGCACGGGAGGCCCCCCCGGAGGACTGCCGGCCGGTTGGGGAGGAAGGCGTCGCGACGGACACCGCTGGCGAGTCCGATCCTCGCGAAGACGCACCGCAGGATGGGTGGCTCTCCTCGTGGGACCACCACGCGATGTTCGCCGCTGCTCCGCCCGGCACCGCGGCCCTCTCCGACGAACGCCTCGACGAGGATGACGACCGGGACCGCCGCAGCTACGACCGCTCGATCAACTCGGAGAAACGCGAGATCGGCGTCGAGGTCGAAGTTGACCACGTCCACGGCATCACCGCGGGACGATTCGCGATGGCCCTCGCCGACAACCAGATCCTACACGACGTCCTGACCGACGCAGCACTCGGCGAGAAGCTCGCCGATCTGGCGAACGGGAACCTCGCCGTCCTCAGACTGGCGCGGAACCTCGGCTGGTTGAAGAACGAGGACGCGGCGCCGACGGACTACCGAGAACGGCTGTCGGACGCCGCGAGGTCCATCTCGTGGATGATGGGCGATGTCCGACCGGCTGATGCAGAGAACGGCGACATCGATAAGGAGGCCGCTTCAGCACTCCTCTCGAAGTCGTTCGGATTCATCGGGACGATGACGCACATCCTCGACCTCCTCGGCTGGTCGGTCGCGTTCTCGTTCCGATGTCCCGAGTTCAGCCGAAACTTCGCGAGTGAGCGGTTCAACCGGTCTTTCGCCACGTTCGTGGCGAAGCTCTTCTCGATAACGACGCGGTCCGGCCACTACGTCGCTCAGCGAGTGATGTTCGATGCTCGGCAGAAGAAGCGCGAACAGATGCTCGGCGCACCGACCGGCGGCGACGGGGAAGCACTCGCATCGGTGCTCATTCGGGGACCGGGCGTTGGGCAACTATTCGAGGAGTTCGAGAACCTCGGCGACTGTCTCGATCTCGTCGACGCGAACTCTCGGAACTTCACCCCGTTCGAGACGGATATCGAGGTCGTCGACGCTCACCGACGAGAGGCGGTCGCAACGGCGCTGGCACGGCTCGGTTCGAAGAAGCGCCTCGACCCGACGCCATTCTCGACGAACTTCCTCCACGCTCTCACCGGCTCGGTGTTCGCGGCGGCGAAAGCCTTCGGACGTGGCCTCGGTGGGCAGGACAAGGGACGGCGCCGGAAGGTACAGCCCGACGAACTTCGGCTGGCGGTGACCGCACTCGACGCCGAAGATATCCTCCCGAACGTCGGATACTCGGCAACATCGAGAATCGTCCACAGCCTGCTCAACACCGAAGAACCGCTTACAACTAGAGAACTTGCAGACCGGGCTGGCGTCACCGAGAAGACGGTGAGCAACCGTCGCAAGGAGTTGGAGGGCGCCGGCTTCATCATCGTCGAGGAGGGCAGACCTGGGAAAGCGAACTTCTACAGATTCTCGCTTCCGTTCCGGTCGGAGCGGGATGAGGAGGACGCGCCGATGCCGCGGTACGCCGAGGGCGGCGAGACGATACCCGGCGGGTGGGAGGTGCACGACGTCATCGCCGAGGCGTTACGAGGGTTCGGCATCGACCTGGTGCTCGAGCACTCCGAGCTATGGATGTCCATCGTCGACGGCGAGGTCCGCGTTGACGTCCTCGAAGAGAGGTGGCCGCGACTCCAAGGCTGGCCAGAGGTGATTACTCGGCTGCTGGATGAGCGTTCATCGAGGAGTCCGGTCGGACCAAGGACGTCGTCGACGACGCTCGGCGAGAGTCCACCAGACTATCAACTGTCGATATCGTCCGCTGCGGCAGCCGACTGA
- the tuf gene encoding translation elongation factor EF-1 subunit alpha: MSDKPHQNLAIIGHVDHGKSTLVGRLLFETGSVPEHVIEQHREEAEEKGKGGFEFAYVMDNLAEERERGVTIDIAHQEFDTDEYYFTIVDCPGHRDFVKNMITGASQADNAVLVVAADDGVAPQTREHVFLARTLGINELIIAVNKMDVVDYSEDTYNEVKEEVQQLLKQVRFRSDDATYIPISAFEGDNIAERSDNTDWYDGAILLEALNDLPETEPPTDAPLRLPIQDVYTISGIGTVPVGRIETGTLNPGNNVSFQPSDVGGEVKTVEMHHEEVDSAGPGDNVGFNVRGVGKDDIRRGDVCGPADDPPSVAETFKAQIVVMQHPSVITAGYTPVFHAHTAQVACTIEAIDQKLDPASGEVAEENPDFIKSGDAAVVTVRPQKPLSIEPSGEIPELGSFAVRDMGQTIAAGKVLEVNER; this comes from the coding sequence ATGAGTGACAAACCGCACCAGAACTTGGCCATCATCGGCCACGTTGACCACGGAAAGAGTACGCTGGTCGGACGACTCCTGTTCGAGACAGGGTCCGTTCCGGAACACGTAATCGAGCAGCACCGAGAAGAAGCAGAGGAGAAGGGCAAGGGCGGCTTCGAGTTCGCCTACGTCATGGACAACCTCGCAGAAGAGCGAGAGCGCGGTGTCACCATCGACATCGCCCATCAGGAGTTCGACACCGACGAGTACTACTTCACCATCGTCGACTGTCCCGGTCACCGCGACTTCGTGAAGAACATGATCACGGGGGCTTCGCAGGCCGACAACGCCGTCCTCGTGGTCGCCGCCGACGACGGCGTCGCACCCCAGACCCGAGAGCACGTCTTCCTGGCCCGCACGCTGGGTATCAACGAGCTCATCATCGCGGTCAACAAGATGGACGTCGTCGACTACAGCGAGGACACCTACAACGAGGTCAAAGAGGAGGTCCAGCAGCTCCTCAAGCAGGTCCGCTTCCGCTCGGACGACGCGACCTACATCCCCATCTCGGCGTTCGAGGGCGACAACATCGCCGAGCGCTCGGACAACACCGACTGGTACGACGGCGCCATCCTCCTCGAGGCGCTCAACGACCTGCCGGAGACGGAGCCGCCGACGGACGCGCCGCTTCGCCTCCCCATCCAGGACGTCTACACCATCTCGGGCATCGGTACCGTCCCCGTGGGACGTATCGAGACCGGTACGCTCAACCCCGGTAACAACGTCTCCTTCCAGCCGTCCGACGTGGGCGGCGAAGTGAAGACGGTCGAGATGCACCACGAGGAAGTCGACAGCGCCGGGCCCGGCGACAACGTCGGCTTCAACGTCCGCGGCGTCGGCAAGGACGACATCCGCCGCGGCGACGTCTGCGGTCCCGCGGACGACCCGCCGTCGGTCGCCGAGACGTTCAAGGCCCAGATCGTCGTGATGCAGCACCCGTCGGTCATCACCGCGGGGTACACGCCGGTCTTCCACGCGCACACCGCGCAGGTCGCGTGTACCATCGAGGCCATCGACCAGAAGCTCGACCCCGCGTCGGGCGAGGTCGCAGAGGAGAACCCCGACTTCATCAAGTCCGGCGACGCGGCGGTCGTCACCGTCCGCCCGCAGAAGCCGCTTAGCATCGAACCGTCCGGCGAGATTCCGGAGCTCGGTTCCTTCGCAGTCCGCGACATGGGTCAGACCATCGCGGCCGGGAAGGTCCTCGAGGTCAACGAGCGATAG
- a CDS encoding homoserine dehydrogenase — MSGGKRLAVVGAGAVGGSVVELAREYGHTVTAFADSSSAVVDADGIDADSALARKESEGRVGSADPEAALDAEYDVLVEATPTTLGDAEPGFSHVRGALERDRHVVLANKGPVAERYADLTALERESAGEVRFEATVGGAIPVLSTVEDLSPGHVTAARGVLNGTANFILSRMAAEGLGYEHVLAEAQDLGVAEADPAFDVEGTDAALKCVILANVLAEGDREYTLADADVEGIQNVPGSALELAAEDGQTIRLIGECTPEAVRVSPRLVPQNAALAVTGTRNIVQLETEHAGQLNISGRGAGGPETASAVLADVGRLD; from the coding sequence ATGAGCGGCGGCAAGCGCCTCGCCGTCGTCGGCGCCGGCGCCGTCGGCGGGTCGGTGGTCGAACTCGCCCGGGAGTACGGTCACACCGTCACGGCGTTCGCGGACTCGTCTTCGGCCGTCGTCGACGCCGACGGCATCGACGCCGACTCGGCGCTCGCGCGCAAGGAGTCGGAGGGCCGCGTCGGGTCGGCCGACCCGGAGGCGGCGCTGGACGCCGAGTACGACGTGCTCGTGGAGGCGACGCCGACGACGCTCGGCGACGCCGAACCCGGCTTCTCGCACGTGCGCGGCGCCCTCGAACGGGACCGACACGTCGTCCTGGCGAACAAGGGACCGGTCGCCGAGCGGTACGCGGACCTGACGGCGCTCGAACGCGAGAGCGCGGGCGAGGTGCGCTTCGAGGCCACCGTCGGCGGCGCCATCCCGGTGCTGTCGACCGTCGAGGACCTCTCGCCCGGTCACGTCACCGCCGCGCGCGGCGTCCTCAACGGGACGGCGAACTTCATCCTCTCGCGGATGGCCGCGGAGGGTCTCGGCTACGAACACGTCCTCGCGGAGGCGCAGGACCTCGGCGTCGCGGAGGCCGACCCCGCCTTCGACGTCGAGGGGACGGACGCGGCGCTGAAGTGCGTCATCCTCGCGAACGTCCTCGCGGAGGGCGACCGGGAGTACACCCTCGCGGACGCCGACGTGGAGGGCATCCAGAACGTCCCCGGGAGCGCATTGGAACTCGCCGCGGAGGACGGGCAGACGATACGCCTCATCGGCGAGTGCACGCCCGAGGCGGTGCGGGTCAGCCCGCGTCTCGTCCCGCAGAACGCGGCGCTGGCCGTCACCGGCACGCGCAACATCGTCCAGTTGGAGACCGAACACGCCGGTCAGTTGAACATCAGCGGCCGCGGCGCGGGCGGCCCGGAGACGGCCTCGGCGGTGCTGGCGGACGTGGGCCGTCTCGACTGA